The Mucilaginibacter rubeus genomic interval AACGGTTATATCCATCTTAGCACATGATGTGCGTAATCCCCTGGCGTCTATTAAATCTATAATCGGGTTTAAGCAGTCTGATATTATTGATACCGAGGATGCGACTGAAATGATTGAGATGGTATCAGACCAGCTGGATAACACCATTGGTATGGTTGATAACGTGGTACGTTGGGGTGAGCTGCAAATGAAGTTTGCCCGCTTTAATTATACTGACTTTAACCTTTATCAACTTGTAGAAAGCGTTTTTGCCTTGGAATCGTTAAACGCTTACGCTAAGAATAATACATTGGTGAACAATGTTTTTATAGATACACTGGTAAATTCAGATATGCAGGCTATTGAATTTGTTTTGCGCAACCTGGTAAGCAACGCTAATAAATATACTCAAGACGGTTCCATCACGGTGAACATGACCTACGTTGACAAGCACATGGTAATTGAGGTAACAGATACCGGTATTGGTATGAATGCGGAGAAAGTCGGGAAGCTTTTGAGCGCCGCGAAGGAAGATCATAATTCAACCCTTGGTACCAACAACGAAAAGGGTAGTGGCTTAGGTTTATTATTGGTAAGGGAGTTTATAGACAGGCTGAATGGCACTGTAACGGTAAAAAGCGAATTGGGGATAGGCACAAGCTTTAAAATTATGATTTAAACTCTTTAATTTAAATTAGCAAGTACTACCTTTAGCGTCCTTAATTTTTATAATATGCCCGTTATTACCCAGGCTACCCTTGTTGATGTGCCCGAGCTAAATGTTTTGGTGAATAGTGCTTACCGCGGCGAAAGTTCGAAACAGGGATGGACAACTGAAGCAGATTTGATTGGTGGCCTCCGCATTGATGAGGAAACGCTTAACCAATATATGCAGGATGAAAAGACAATCATCCTGAAACATACCGATGAAGACGGATACATAACCGGTACGGTATATCTTGAGGTAAGGCATCCCAAATTGTACGTTGGTATGTTCAGCGTGTCGCCGTTACTGCAAAATAAAGGAGTAGGCCGTGCCCTGATTGAAGAAGCCGAGGTTTACGCGCGGAAATATAATTGCGATACTTTAACCATGACCGTGATCAGCACCCGTTTTGAACTGATAAGCTGGTATGAACGCCGCGGTTATAAACCAACCGGTGAGATTCAGCCGTTTCATGCGCACGGCCGTTTTGGCGATGCCAAACAGCATATTGAGCTGATTGTGATGGAAAAGAGTATTTGAGTCGGTCGGGAAAGTCCGGAAGTCGGATGTTCGAAAGATGACAACACCTCATAAATTGCTATACATGCAATATTAACTTCCGGACTTGCCGACTTTCGGACTTCCTGGCTCTAAAACAAATTCCAGCACCTCGCTGATCTTATCAACCTGCCTGAAGTTTTCGTGGGTTAAAACGGTTTCTACATGTTCATGTGCCCATGTGGTATGAAACGGAACGTGTACGGCGTGTCCGCCAATGTTGATCACCGGCATTACGTCAGATTTCAGGGAGTTACCAATCATCATAAATTCTTCGGGATTAATATCAAGGTGCTTGATCAGCTTAATGTAGTCATCCTCTTTTTTGTCGCTCATGATCTCGATGTGGTGAAAGTAGTGCGCCAGGCCCGATTTTTTGAGCTTACGCTCCTGGTCAAGCAGATCGCCTTTAGTGGCAACAACCAGCCGGTAATGGTCTTTTAAAGAAGATAGCACATGCTCCACATCGTTTAGTATCTCTATAGGCTGATTAAGCATATCCTTACCGTATTGCAAAATGGTTTCAACCACTTCAACACTGATGTTTTTTTCAGAGATACTCAGCGCGGCTTCTATCATGCTGAGGATGTAGCCTTTTATCCCGTAGCCGTAAAGCGACAGGTTATCGACCTCCACCTTAAAAAGTTCTTTGGAAATGGTATGCTGGGGCGAAAAGTTTTCGAGCAGGCTGCAAAATCTTTCCTCCGTAGCTTGAAAGTAAGGTTCATTTACCCAAAGGGTATCATCGGCATCAAAGGCAATTACTTTTAGGTTCATTTGAAGTATATTATTTACCTGATGCAATTATAGCACATCAGGTTCATTTTAACGGCATAAAGCCTGCATTAGCAGTAATAAAAATTTAACATTTATTAACTATCGAATTGAATTTAAGCGATTTGAAAATAAAGTAAATTTGTATGCAACCTTATTTCAAAAGCTACGTCTCATAACTTAAATGGTCAAATTAATATTCGTTTAAATGGAAGAGATACTGCCACCCTTAAAAGAATTTATAGTTGATTATTGCAACAGGTATAAGATACGCAAGGTTGACCCGCACAGCCTTAACCTTGATACCAGTATAGATCTTGATCTGGATATTTTTGATATTGAGATAGATCTTTTCCTCGCCGATTTTATCGAACAGTTCAATGTAGATCAATCTAAATTCAGCTGGTATAAATACGGTTACCCTAAAGGCTCAACCCGGGTAAAAGTTATTAAGCTGATGTTTGGCGACAAAACCACCTGGGCTAAGCAACTTGCCCAATATTGTTATACACCAAAGTTTAAGGTACGCAACCTGCAGGACGCAGTTAAAACCGGCAAGCTGGTTTGATTAATTGCTTTATCTATCTGACTTTTTTATATTTAGGTTTTTAACCGCCAAGGTAAACCCTCAATATATGCCAGTTTTTCGTAGCCTGTTATGCACAGTGATGACTTTGCTTTTTTCTATGTCATCATTCGCGGCAAAATTCATCAATACTTCTTCGCCCGATGGAAAGATCAAATTCTTATTAAATACTGATCAAAACGGGCTTTTTTATCAAATAAGATTTAAAGGGATTCTGATGGCCGATAAATCCCGGCTTAATATCAGCTTTAAACAGGGAGGTTTGTTTAAAAATAGCCTTGTAATATCAGCTTCTACAACAGATAGGCTTATAGATGATTATAACCTCATTATTGGCAAAACCAGTAAGGCACATAGTGAATGCAACCGTACAGTTATTGCCGTTACAGAGCAATCGGGAATCAAACGAATGCTTAGTATCGAGGTTAGAGTTTTTAATGATGGAATTGCTTTTAGATATATAATACCCGAACAGCATCAGTTGAAAAGCGTAGAGATAACAGATGAACTAAATACATTTAACTTAACGCAAAATCCGGAAGTGACTACCTTGTTTCGTGAAAAC includes:
- a CDS encoding GAF domain-containing sensor histidine kinase, with protein sequence MLQARLPENEEARLQDLYRTGLLDSPQEDEFNDIVKFASVLCDMPISLISLVDSDRQWFKARIGLEAPQTDREISFCSHAILQDHLFEIPDTLQDNRFFDNPLVTDFPAIRYYAGMPLVTGSGNRLGTLCVIDNEPRVLTDLQKFGLKVLADNVIKIAELRIKNKRLHYLSETQKTVISILAHDVRNPLASIKSIIGFKQSDIIDTEDATEMIEMVSDQLDNTIGMVDNVVRWGELQMKFARFNYTDFNLYQLVESVFALESLNAYAKNNTLVNNVFIDTLVNSDMQAIEFVLRNLVSNANKYTQDGSITVNMTYVDKHMVIEVTDTGIGMNAEKVGKLLSAAKEDHNSTLGTNNEKGSGLGLLLVREFIDRLNGTVTVKSELGIGTSFKIMI
- a CDS encoding GNAT family N-acetyltransferase: MPVITQATLVDVPELNVLVNSAYRGESSKQGWTTEADLIGGLRIDEETLNQYMQDEKTIILKHTDEDGYITGTVYLEVRHPKLYVGMFSVSPLLQNKGVGRALIEEAEVYARKYNCDTLTMTVISTRFELISWYERRGYKPTGEIQPFHAHGRFGDAKQHIELIVMEKSI
- a CDS encoding HAD family hydrolase, translated to MNLKVIAFDADDTLWVNEPYFQATEERFCSLLENFSPQHTISKELFKVEVDNLSLYGYGIKGYILSMIEAALSISEKNISVEVVETILQYGKDMLNQPIEILNDVEHVLSSLKDHYRLVVATKGDLLDQERKLKKSGLAHYFHHIEIMSDKKEDDYIKLIKHLDINPEEFMMIGNSLKSDVMPVINIGGHAVHVPFHTTWAHEHVETVLTHENFRQVDKISEVLEFVLEPGSPKVGKSGS
- a CDS encoding DUF1493 family protein, which codes for MEEILPPLKEFIVDYCNRYKIRKVDPHSLNLDTSIDLDLDIFDIEIDLFLADFIEQFNVDQSKFSWYKYGYPKGSTRVKVIKLMFGDKTTWAKQLAQYCYTPKFKVRNLQDAVKTGKLV